In Thermotoga sp., the genomic window AAAGGAAGAGAAGCATAAGTAGTATGAATCCAAGAAAGTGTATGATGTTCTCGACCCGCGGATCCAATCTCTTTCTGGTCGCCATCTCCACAAGTGAAAAGACGATTCTACCGCCATCGAGTGCAGGGAGCGGAAGGAGATTCAGAACACCCAAGCTGATCGTTATGATAGCCACAACCGTGAGAACGGCCTCCATTCCACTCTTCGATGCTTGACTGATCACTCCCGCCAGTCCCACCACACCGACTATCTGGCCCGTTTGAACGTTTCGGAAGAAGTTTTTCAGGGAAGAGGCTGTCGCCCAGAGTACGTAGTTACATGTCTTCACTGAAAGGCTCACGGTCTCCATGAAGTTTTCAGGTTTGTAACGCGGCACTTCAGTTTCCAAAATGTTCGGAGTTTCCAGGATCGCCTTCAAAGAATTGGAGTCGAGACGTGCTTCGATCAACCTTTCCGCTCTC contains:
- a CDS encoding RIP metalloprotease, whose amino-acid sequence is FNEVPKRYMIGISFAGLAPVFKEDSSVFRKGDRIVEVEGQKIDGWQDLIILYQRLTLGEEALMLSVQGDSMEWWRGLSGTVRVTVKRAERLIEARLDSNSLKAILETPNILETEVPRYKPENFMETVSLSVKTCNYVLWATASSLKNFFRNVQTGQIVGVVGLAGVISQASKSGMEAVLTVVAIITISLGVLNLLPLPALDGGRIVFSLVEMATRKRLDPRVENIIHFLGFILLMLLFLYITFLDIGRLMGI